In Shouchella patagoniensis, the following are encoded in one genomic region:
- a CDS encoding phosphotransferase — MSVKTILKSFGIYSKEEPTSIYPFSPVYHVDNYIAKRTQRPLLFAQRLMEYTSMLAANDVSVVTPVKGISPNPKQVQNDIYVVYPFIDGDVYIGEPEQIQAAGALLGQIHALSPSVNTYQLKPYDVYDFYDSEVEDSIRNITNLTKQHDVAIHTSRLNEKLIQIVNQQETIKDIGLPHVATPHDYKANNLIFTPEPYLIDPDNAAWIPRTFDLALCLLLFHNEMSSAPNRVFTTNEWALFMKGYSPYVILTEKESMHWQQSIEHVFLDEVMWLMADVPEDWMNPSQRSLFESLVDTLFCLDDYPL, encoded by the coding sequence ATGAGTGTAAAAACCATCTTAAAGTCCTTCGGAATATATTCTAAAGAAGAGCCTACTAGCATATACCCATTTTCGCCCGTTTATCATGTAGACAATTATATAGCCAAGCGTACCCAACGCCCCTTGCTTTTCGCGCAACGATTAATGGAATATACGAGCATGCTCGCCGCAAATGACGTTTCTGTTGTTACTCCAGTAAAAGGAATAAGCCCAAATCCAAAACAAGTTCAAAATGATATTTATGTTGTATATCCATTTATTGATGGCGATGTATATATAGGAGAACCTGAACAGATCCAAGCAGCTGGTGCACTTTTGGGACAAATTCACGCATTATCTCCTTCAGTTAATACATACCAATTAAAACCATATGATGTATATGACTTTTACGATTCTGAAGTAGAGGATAGCATTAGAAACATTACTAATCTCACTAAGCAACACGATGTAGCTATTCATACGTCTCGTTTAAACGAAAAATTGATTCAAATTGTTAATCAACAGGAAACGATAAAAGACATAGGATTACCCCATGTTGCTACTCCTCATGATTACAAAGCAAATAACTTAATCTTTACACCAGAACCGTACTTAATTGATCCAGATAACGCAGCTTGGATTCCTAGAACTTTTGACCTTGCTCTCTGTTTGCTCTTATTTCATAATGAAATGTCCTCAGCCCCTAATAGGGTATTTACAACTAACGAATGGGCGTTATTTATGAAAGGATATTCCCCCTATGTCATCCTGACTGAAAAAGAATCTATGCACTGGCAACAGTCGATCGAACATGTCTTTTTAGATGAAGTGATGTGGCTAATGGCTGATGTTCCAGAAGATTGGATGAACCCTTCCCAAAGATCGTTATTTGAGAGTCTTGTTGATACTTTGTTTTGTTTAGATGACTATCCCCTCTAA
- a CDS encoding NAD-dependent succinate-semialdehyde dehydrogenase, which produces MNHALFINNECVLTDDLIEVENPATKEIIGTVASAGKKEAVAAVDAAAEALPEWRSKTAAERGAYLQKWHELIEREAEEIGKLMTLEQGKPLKEAIGEVRYANSFLSWYAEEGKRVYGESVPAASASKRIFIQKQAIGVIAAITPWNFPAAMLTRKLGPALAAGCTAVVKPSELTPFTAYRIVELARLAGIPKGVINLITGDAAVIGETWMADDRVRKVSFTGSTKVGKLLMKQAADTVKKLSLELGGHAPFIVTEHGNIEKAVEGLMASKYRNGGQTCVCANRVYVHESIQETFVETFNQAMRTLKTGDGLEEGTDIGPLINQAAVEKVQNHVIDAEEKGGTVIYGQEPHLKRGHFQTPAIIVNATDEMLCMNEETFGPLAPIATFQSVSEVIKRANNTPFGLAAYVYSSDITEALTISEQLEYGIVGLNDGLPSVAQAPFGGMKESGLGREGGHWGIEEYLEVKYISLQL; this is translated from the coding sequence ATGAACCATGCTTTATTTATTAACAATGAGTGCGTTCTAACGGATGATTTAATTGAAGTAGAAAATCCCGCCACCAAAGAGATAATCGGGACAGTGGCTAGCGCGGGTAAAAAAGAAGCCGTTGCAGCTGTTGACGCGGCAGCTGAAGCTTTGCCCGAATGGCGTTCTAAAACAGCTGCAGAGCGTGGTGCGTACTTGCAAAAGTGGCATGAATTGATTGAAAGGGAAGCTGAAGAAATTGGCAAATTGATGACGCTTGAACAAGGGAAGCCGCTTAAAGAAGCAATTGGCGAAGTCCGTTATGCGAACAGTTTTCTATCTTGGTATGCAGAAGAAGGCAAACGTGTTTATGGGGAATCGGTTCCAGCTGCATCAGCAAGCAAGCGAATCTTTATCCAGAAGCAGGCCATTGGCGTTATTGCAGCGATTACGCCTTGGAACTTTCCTGCGGCTATGCTGACGCGTAAATTGGGTCCAGCACTTGCCGCTGGCTGCACAGCTGTCGTGAAACCGTCCGAATTAACACCTTTCACTGCATATCGAATTGTTGAGTTGGCACGGTTGGCTGGTATTCCTAAAGGTGTTATTAATTTAATAACTGGGGATGCAGCCGTTATTGGGGAAACATGGATGGCTGATGATCGGGTGCGAAAAGTATCGTTTACGGGGTCTACTAAGGTTGGGAAATTACTGATGAAACAAGCTGCTGATACTGTAAAAAAACTCTCCCTTGAACTTGGTGGGCATGCTCCGTTTATTGTAACGGAGCATGGCAATATCGAGAAAGCAGTTGAAGGGTTAATGGCTTCAAAGTATCGAAATGGTGGACAGACATGTGTTTGTGCAAATCGTGTATATGTACATGAATCGATTCAGGAAACATTTGTCGAGACCTTTAATCAAGCGATGAGAACGTTAAAAACGGGAGATGGACTGGAAGAAGGAACTGATATTGGTCCATTAATAAATCAAGCTGCCGTTGAAAAAGTCCAAAATCATGTCATCGATGCAGAAGAAAAAGGCGGAACAGTCATCTACGGACAAGAGCCACATTTAAAAAGGGGCCATTTCCAGACACCAGCAATTATAGTAAATGCTACGGATGAGATGCTTTGCATGAACGAAGAAACATTTGGTCCGTTGGCGCCAATTGCAACATTTCAATCTGTGAGCGAGGTAATCAAACGTGCAAATAATACGCCTTTTGGTTTAGCTGCATATGTGTATTCTAGTGATATTACAGAAGCGCTTACGATCTCGGAACAGTTAGAATATGGAATTGTTGGTTTAAACGATGGATTACCATCAGTGGCGCAAGCCCCTTTTGGCGGGATGAAAGAAAGTGGTCTTGGACGTGAAGGTGGCCATTGGGGGATTGAAGAGTATTTAGAGGTGAAGTATATTTCACTTCAATTATAA
- a CDS encoding LysR family transcriptional regulator, with the protein MDLKRLRYFREIAQEGQITKAAKNLHMAQPPLSQQLRIFEEELGVTLFERKGRKLLLTEAGNALFIRSAPILEELEEMEKEIRETGNGLRGTLKLGAVKSCFAFLPERMKLFHDRYPDVRFSLRQGDSFLISELVKSREVELGLVRMPLNLDEFESIQLEKEPFIVAYPTTYNYSGGNSIDIAELAKMPLLLLHRVSGIGQYELILDAFSTQNLTPHILCECPDVSMLLSLVSSGLGATIVPESTLLAFQTPHITTATIKDANLEASSAYIWLKDRYLSKAASKFIDDVVHQ; encoded by the coding sequence ATGGATCTTAAACGACTTCGATATTTTCGCGAAATTGCTCAAGAAGGTCAAATCACTAAAGCAGCAAAAAACTTGCACATGGCCCAACCTCCTTTAAGTCAACAATTGCGCATTTTTGAAGAAGAACTTGGTGTGACGCTTTTTGAACGTAAAGGGCGCAAACTCCTTTTAACCGAAGCTGGCAACGCTTTGTTTATTCGATCAGCACCTATTCTAGAGGAACTTGAGGAGATGGAAAAAGAAATTCGTGAAACTGGAAATGGATTACGAGGAACCTTAAAACTCGGTGCCGTAAAATCTTGTTTTGCTTTTTTGCCAGAACGTATGAAACTATTTCATGACCGCTACCCTGATGTCCGTTTTTCACTAAGACAAGGCGACAGTTTCTTAATAAGTGAACTTGTTAAATCGAGAGAAGTAGAGCTCGGTCTAGTTCGTATGCCCCTGAATCTAGATGAATTCGAATCGATTCAATTAGAGAAAGAACCATTCATTGTCGCTTACCCTACTACCTACAACTACTCCGGCGGGAACTCAATCGACATAGCTGAGCTTGCCAAAATGCCGTTACTATTGCTCCACCGGGTAAGTGGAATTGGACAATATGAATTAATCCTCGATGCATTTTCTACCCAAAATCTGACTCCCCATATTCTTTGTGAGTGTCCCGATGTATCTATGCTATTATCACTCGTATCAAGTGGGCTTGGAGCCACCATCGTTCCAGAATCAACGCTCTTAGCATTCCAAACCCCACATATAACAACCGCAACAATTAAAGATGCCAACCTAGAAGCATCCTCTGCATACATTTGGCTAAAAGATCGCTACCTATCAAAAGCGGCAAGCAAATTTATTGACGATGTTGTTCATCAATGA
- a CDS encoding fumarylacetoacetate hydrolase family protein translates to MKTARVAANGVVQLAIVKEGKLQLENGQLIEEKEAVFLPPVEPRTVFVLGLNYADHAGELSFNAPEEPLVFLKGPNTFVGHNSLTYKPDSAENMHYECELAVIIGKAGKYIQREDAYKYVKGYTVANDYAIRDYLENYYRPNLRVKNRDTCTPIGPYLVDASDVSDPMNLTLKTYVNGELTQAGTTRDMIFDIPFLIEYLSSFMTLSPNDIILTGTPKGLAKVYAGDEIVTEVEGIGRLVNTIAGDQTFDRGKETKDATHHR, encoded by the coding sequence ATGAAAACCGCACGGGTTGCTGCAAATGGTGTGGTCCAACTCGCAATCGTTAAAGAAGGAAAACTACAGCTAGAAAATGGACAGCTCATAGAGGAAAAAGAAGCCGTTTTTCTCCCCCCCGTGGAACCCCGAACTGTTTTTGTTCTTGGCTTAAATTATGCCGATCACGCTGGAGAACTTTCGTTTAACGCACCTGAAGAACCATTGGTATTTTTAAAAGGCCCAAACACATTTGTTGGTCATAATTCATTAACCTACAAACCTGACTCCGCAGAAAATATGCATTATGAGTGCGAACTTGCCGTGATAATCGGAAAAGCAGGCAAATACATTCAACGTGAAGATGCGTATAAGTATGTGAAAGGGTATACAGTCGCAAACGACTACGCCATTCGTGATTACCTCGAGAACTATTACCGTCCCAATCTTCGTGTAAAAAATCGTGATACATGTACACCAATCGGTCCCTATCTTGTTGACGCAAGTGACGTTTCTGATCCTATGAATCTAACACTTAAAACCTATGTAAACGGTGAATTAACGCAAGCAGGCACCACTCGCGATATGATTTTTGATATTCCATTCTTAATTGAGTACTTAAGTTCCTTTATGACACTTAGTCCAAATGACATCATTCTAACTGGAACGCCTAAAGGCTTAGCTAAAGTGTACGCTGGAGATGAAATTGTGACAGAAGTTGAAGGAATTGGTCGGTTAGTGAACACCATCGCTGGAGATCAAACTTTTGACCGTGGGAAGGAGACAAAGGATGCCACACATCATCGTTGA
- a CDS encoding heme-binding protein codes for MELNLHMAKQLIAAAEAEAESVGVKMVISIVDSG; via the coding sequence ATGGAGCTTAATTTGCACATGGCGAAACAGCTTATTGCAGCTGCTGAAGCAGAGGCCGAAAGTGTTGGTGTGAAAATGGTCATTTCTATTGTTGATAGCGGTTGA
- a CDS encoding GlcG/HbpS family heme-binding protein has translation MAVHRMDDAWLASVDISQNKAWTAVALKTETKALEEPTVPNAELYGLNTTNNGRIVVFGGGIPLKNGDKVIGAIGVSGSSVDDDVMVAQAGAHAFEELVTSQNT, from the coding sequence ATTGCCGTTCATAGGATGGATGATGCTTGGCTCGCAAGTGTTGATATTTCTCAGAATAAAGCATGGACCGCAGTTGCTTTGAAAACGGAAACGAAAGCATTGGAAGAACCTACTGTTCCAAATGCAGAATTGTATGGATTAAACACAACAAATAATGGACGAATTGTCGTATTTGGTGGTGGGATTCCTCTTAAAAATGGAGATAAAGTGATCGGTGCAATTGGCGTGAGTGGAAGTAGTGTGGATGACGATGTCATGGTTGCTCAAGCTGGTGCTCATGCATTTGAAGAGTTAGTTACAAGTCAAAATACGTAG
- a CDS encoding iron-containing alcohol dehydrogenase: MSVQTFKSAYKILTGAGATAQLGDEALRLGMKNPLIVSDKIIDHAGLIKEISSVLAGTSYGQFLDVQPEPAFSVVEDCKKAFVDGQYDGFIAIGGGSAIDTAKAASVYATYDGDLADFIGTDLVPKKGAPLIAIPTTAGTGSEVTNIAILSDKKAQLKKGIASDYLLPDVAIVSPDMTRTAPPSVTASSGIDALVHAIEAYLSVHASPVTDSLALRAMEMIARSLPIAYANPDNLEAREEMATASLMAGMAFGNAGVGAVHALAYPLGGRFNMAHGVSNALLLPFVMKANKIACIERLGDVAVALGERTAKLSANDAADSAISVMTRLCMQVNIPNSLKSFGIERDDLSSMADDAILIDRLLKNNPRKLTRDEIYSIYEDAFEGR; encoded by the coding sequence ATGAGTGTACAAACTTTTAAAAGCGCTTACAAGATTTTGACGGGAGCAGGGGCAACAGCCCAATTAGGAGACGAGGCCCTGAGGCTAGGTATGAAGAATCCATTAATAGTAAGTGATAAAATAATTGATCATGCAGGGTTAATCAAGGAGATATCAAGTGTATTAGCTGGGACTTCTTATGGACAGTTTTTAGATGTACAGCCAGAGCCAGCATTTTCTGTAGTAGAGGATTGCAAAAAAGCGTTTGTGGATGGGCAATATGATGGATTTATTGCAATTGGGGGAGGAAGTGCTATTGACACGGCAAAGGCAGCCTCTGTTTATGCTACTTACGACGGTGATCTTGCTGACTTTATCGGCACAGATTTAGTTCCTAAAAAGGGGGCACCACTAATTGCGATTCCAACAACCGCGGGAACTGGATCAGAAGTGACAAATATCGCGATTTTGTCTGATAAAAAGGCGCAGTTAAAAAAAGGAATAGCAAGCGATTATTTATTGCCAGACGTTGCAATTGTCTCTCCGGATATGACTCGGACAGCGCCACCAAGCGTCACAGCATCTAGTGGTATTGATGCACTTGTTCATGCGATCGAAGCTTATTTATCTGTTCATGCGTCACCAGTTACTGATTCCTTAGCGCTGCGTGCAATGGAAATGATTGCAAGAAGCTTGCCAATCGCATATGCAAATCCGGACAACTTAGAAGCGAGAGAAGAGATGGCAACTGCAAGTTTAATGGCAGGAATGGCGTTTGGTAATGCTGGAGTTGGTGCGGTCCACGCTCTTGCTTATCCCCTTGGTGGTCGTTTTAATATGGCGCATGGAGTGAGCAATGCTTTGCTTTTACCTTTTGTTATGAAAGCAAATAAGATTGCTTGTATCGAGCGATTAGGGGATGTGGCTGTTGCTCTTGGTGAAAGGACTGCGAAATTGAGCGCAAATGATGCAGCTGATTCTGCAATTTCTGTTATGACACGTTTGTGTATGCAAGTGAATATTCCAAACAGTTTAAAGTCATTTGGGATTGAACGTGATGATTTAAGTTCCATGGCTGATGACGCGATTTTAATAGACCGCTTATTAAAAAACAATCCCCGTAAGTTGACTCGTGATGAGATTTATTCGATTTACGAAGATGCTTTCGAAGGGCGGTAA
- a CDS encoding fumarylacetoacetate hydrolase family protein: MEIVTATKCGKQIYGRKSHFSTTAAYDCPVTGAIYGCILNEQESLNKRLATFSEAPYQTPPKAPILYLKPDNTKNGHRSQVSLPEKTTKVTIGGTLGIIIGKTATQVSVEKALDFIGGYTIVSDISLPHDSFFRPSVKYRSLDGFTPVGPWIVPKESITDPNNLHIRTIINDETVLHFHTGNLIRSVEELLSDITEFMTLSAGDCLLVGTGLNLPLARVGDRIEVHIDEIGFLQHSITLEKKGDSL; this comes from the coding sequence ATGGAAATTGTTACGGCTACTAAATGTGGCAAGCAAATTTACGGACGAAAGTCACACTTTTCTACCACAGCCGCTTATGATTGTCCAGTAACAGGAGCAATCTATGGATGTATTTTAAATGAACAAGAATCACTAAATAAAAGGCTTGCTACTTTCTCTGAAGCACCGTACCAAACCCCGCCAAAAGCTCCTATCTTATATCTTAAACCTGATAACACAAAAAACGGACATCGGTCACAGGTCTCCTTACCTGAAAAAACAACGAAAGTAACCATCGGCGGGACACTAGGAATCATTATCGGTAAAACAGCTACTCAAGTTTCTGTTGAGAAAGCGCTTGATTTTATTGGCGGTTATACAATTGTCAGTGATATCTCTCTGCCCCATGATTCATTTTTTCGACCATCGGTCAAGTATCGTTCTCTAGACGGGTTTACCCCAGTAGGTCCATGGATCGTACCAAAAGAGTCAATTACCGATCCAAATAACCTACATATTCGTACGATAATTAATGACGAAACAGTGCTACATTTTCACACGGGTAATCTCATCCGATCAGTTGAAGAACTCTTAAGTGACATCACTGAATTCATGACGTTATCTGCTGGTGATTGTTTGTTAGTAGGTACTGGTCTAAACCTTCCTCTGGCAAGGGTAGGCGATCGTATTGAAGTTCACATCGATGAGATTGGTTTTCTTCAACACTCGATTACCTTAGAGAAAAAGGGGGATTCATTATGA
- a CDS encoding 5-carboxymethyl-2-hydroxymuconate Delta-isomerase has product MPHIIVEYTRNLDTIIQFDQLLPALHSVLLKQPDVFPIGGIRSRAIPLDHFYIADGSRKDDAFVHLTLKIGAGRSMAEKQHTCSELFDVLVDYFRDEFNKRGLALSLELSEFSKGGTLKKNSIHTRYK; this is encoded by the coding sequence ATGCCACACATCATCGTTGAGTATACAAGAAATTTAGACACAATCATCCAGTTCGATCAACTTCTACCTGCCCTACATAGTGTTCTACTTAAACAACCAGATGTGTTTCCTATTGGAGGAATTCGCTCCCGAGCAATTCCACTCGATCATTTTTATATTGCAGATGGCTCAAGGAAAGATGACGCTTTTGTTCACCTCACGCTAAAAATTGGTGCTGGCCGATCAATGGCCGAGAAACAACATACCTGTTCAGAATTATTTGATGTACTTGTGGATTACTTTAGAGATGAATTTAATAAGAGGGGCCTTGCCCTTTCTTTGGAACTTAGCGAGTTTAGTAAAGGTGGTACATTGAAAAAAAACTCAATCCATACCCGTTACAAATGA
- a CDS encoding sigma-54 interaction domain-containing protein, with protein MLKGTDSLAIALVAMTKANCMYMEVFNQSNKRIGTAILGEIRQAIQSGFADMPVETFLLQKPQLHMQDQFQSFLESDMFAVLVDSLYDGLYVTDGIGITLKVNKAYERITGIQAKQIIGMHMRDMEKLGYISRSISLEVIKQKQAITRMQRLANGRNAMVSGTPAFNKDGELLFVVSVVRDMTDLLAMQAELEDLKEWQAEIDHHVSAGKGATIVAEDVETVSFLKTAKRVAQTTATVCLLGESGVGKTRVAAFIHEHSLRKEHPFVVVNCGALSEALIESELFGYAPGAFTGALAKGKKGLIEVANGGTLFLDEIGELPLLLQTRLLKVIDELRYTPVGSTELKEVNVRIIAATNQSLQELVELGKLREDLYYRLAVVPMTIKPLRERPKEVKRLIHLFLNEFNERHNRQIQLSKDVVHVLEWYHWPGNIRELKNAIECIVATSMNVLVGMDQLPTHILHKKSNPKRTLKEAVQTLEERLIEKAMMEHGNTRAAAQALGISQSTLVTKRNKRE; from the coding sequence GTGTTGAAAGGAACCGATTCTTTAGCGATTGCACTAGTTGCTATGACAAAAGCAAATTGCATGTATATGGAAGTCTTTAATCAATCGAATAAGCGTATCGGGACAGCTATACTAGGTGAAATCAGACAAGCAATTCAATCTGGTTTTGCAGATATGCCGGTTGAAACATTTTTACTGCAAAAACCGCAACTACATATGCAAGATCAATTTCAATCTTTTTTAGAGAGTGACATGTTTGCGGTGTTAGTGGATTCGTTATATGACGGATTATATGTAACAGATGGTATTGGGATTACCTTAAAAGTGAATAAAGCATATGAACGTATAACGGGTATACAAGCAAAACAAATTATTGGTATGCATATGCGTGATATGGAAAAATTAGGTTACATATCAAGGTCGATCTCTTTGGAAGTCATTAAACAAAAGCAAGCCATAACAAGAATGCAGCGGCTTGCTAATGGGCGCAATGCGATGGTTTCTGGGACACCGGCGTTTAATAAAGATGGTGAACTACTATTTGTTGTTAGTGTCGTTCGTGATATGACCGATCTATTAGCGATGCAAGCAGAACTTGAGGATTTAAAAGAGTGGCAGGCAGAGATTGATCATCATGTATCGGCTGGAAAAGGGGCTACCATCGTTGCAGAAGATGTGGAAACGGTTTCCTTTCTGAAAACGGCCAAGCGGGTAGCGCAGACAACTGCAACAGTATGTTTACTTGGTGAAAGTGGTGTAGGAAAAACAAGAGTAGCGGCATTTATTCATGAGCATTCATTGCGAAAAGAGCATCCATTTGTCGTTGTAAATTGTGGTGCGCTCAGTGAAGCGTTGATTGAATCTGAATTGTTTGGGTATGCTCCAGGAGCTTTTACCGGAGCGCTTGCAAAAGGGAAGAAAGGACTTATAGAAGTAGCGAATGGTGGAACATTGTTCTTGGATGAAATTGGAGAGTTACCACTTTTATTACAAACGCGGTTATTAAAAGTAATAGATGAACTTCGTTATACACCAGTTGGATCAACGGAACTAAAGGAGGTGAACGTACGAATTATTGCAGCTACAAATCAGTCGCTACAAGAGTTGGTTGAATTAGGGAAGTTGCGAGAAGACTTGTACTACCGTTTAGCGGTGGTTCCAATGACGATTAAACCATTAAGAGAACGTCCGAAAGAAGTGAAACGGTTAATTCATTTATTTTTAAATGAATTTAATGAGCGCCACAATCGACAAATTCAGTTAAGTAAAGACGTCGTTCATGTTTTGGAATGGTACCACTGGCCAGGGAATATTAGAGAATTAAAAAATGCTATTGAATGTATTGTTGCGACTTCTATGAATGTATTGGTGGGTATGGATCAGCTGCCGACACACATTCTCCATAAGAAATCAAATCCAAAGCGAACATTAAAAGAAGCTGTTCAAACGTTAGAGGAGAGACTAATTGAAAAAGCAATGATGGAGCATGGAAACACTAGAGCTGCTGCGCAAGCCTTAGGAATAAGCCAATCGACACTTGTGACAAAACGAAATAAGAGGGAGTGA
- a CDS encoding response regulator transcription factor: MNMNIFIIEDDSLLLEALNEGLSQWSYEVSSPSDFSHVMEDFVAHRPHLVIIDIQLPKFDGFHWCREIRAVSKVPIIFLSSRDHPMDMVMAMNSGADDYVQKPFHMDVLLAKVKAILRRTYTYEEASSDVIEWNQAIIDLKSGGIYKDGETIELTKNEFFILSVLVKSNNEIISRHELMKMLWDDDQFINDNTLTANITRLRQKLFSLNLANGIVTKKGLGYMAVT, from the coding sequence ATGAATATGAACATCTTTATTATTGAAGACGACTCCCTTCTCTTAGAAGCATTAAATGAAGGGTTAAGCCAGTGGTCATATGAGGTAAGTAGTCCAAGTGATTTTTCTCATGTAATGGAAGACTTTGTAGCACATCGACCTCACTTAGTCATAATTGACATACAACTTCCTAAGTTTGATGGCTTTCATTGGTGTAGAGAAATACGTGCAGTATCCAAAGTACCCATTATTTTCCTTTCATCAAGAGATCATCCGATGGATATGGTGATGGCCATGAACTCTGGGGCGGACGATTATGTTCAGAAACCATTTCATATGGATGTCCTTCTCGCCAAGGTTAAGGCAATTCTTCGTCGAACCTATACGTATGAAGAAGCATCCTCCGATGTCATCGAATGGAATCAAGCCATTATTGACTTAAAAAGCGGTGGAATTTATAAGGACGGGGAAACCATTGAACTTACAAAAAATGAATTTTTTATTCTCTCGGTACTAGTCAAATCAAATAATGAGATTATCTCACGCCATGAACTGATGAAAATGCTCTGGGATGATGATCAATTTATTAATGATAATACGCTTACAGCCAACATCACAAGGTTACGACAAAAACTCTTCTCTCTTAATTTAGCCAATGGGATTGTGACGAAAAAAGGGCTTGGGTATATGGCTGTTACATAA
- the fdhA gene encoding formaldehyde dehydrogenase, glutathione-independent has translation MVGNRGVVYMGKKGVEIQDINYPDLVLKDGPGVPASNVGRKCEHGVILKVVTTNICGSDQHMVRGRTTAPEGLVLGHEITGEVIEVGRDVEFIKKGDLVSVPFNIACGRCVMCQEQKTHICLNVNPDRPGSAYGYVDMGGWVGGQSEYVMVPYADFQLLVFPNKEKAMEKILDLTMLSDIFPTGFHGAYTAGVQIGSTVYVAGAGPVGLAAAHSAQLLGASTVIVGDMNEERLQQAKSFGCETVNLQKHDRLGEQIEQILGVPEVDSSIDAVGFEATGHGEGAEEQPAVVLNTIMEVTQAGGKLGIPGLYVTEDPGATDKDAQTGSLKVRFGQGWAKAHTFVTGQTPAMQYNRQLMKLILSGNAQIAKAVNATVISLDEAPNGYSDFDGGAAKKFVIDPHGMLKK, from the coding sequence ATGGTTGGTAATCGTGGAGTTGTTTATATGGGTAAGAAAGGGGTCGAGATTCAAGATATCAATTACCCTGACCTTGTTTTAAAAGATGGTCCAGGTGTTCCAGCTTCAAATGTTGGTCGAAAATGCGAGCACGGCGTTATCTTAAAAGTGGTCACCACAAACATCTGCGGCAGTGATCAGCATATGGTTCGTGGCCGAACGACAGCTCCTGAAGGGTTGGTACTTGGACATGAAATAACTGGCGAAGTTATTGAAGTAGGTAGGGATGTTGAATTTATTAAAAAAGGTGATCTTGTATCAGTCCCATTTAATATTGCCTGCGGACGGTGTGTGATGTGCCAAGAACAAAAAACACATATTTGTTTAAATGTTAATCCAGATCGTCCAGGTTCGGCTTATGGCTATGTAGATATGGGTGGTTGGGTCGGCGGTCAATCGGAGTATGTTATGGTCCCTTATGCTGATTTTCAGTTGCTGGTTTTTCCGAACAAAGAAAAGGCAATGGAAAAAATTCTTGATTTAACGATGCTTTCGGATATTTTTCCTACAGGGTTCCATGGTGCTTATACGGCAGGTGTGCAAATTGGATCAACGGTGTATGTGGCGGGTGCTGGTCCTGTTGGTTTAGCGGCAGCACATTCAGCTCAATTGCTTGGTGCTTCTACAGTCATTGTTGGAGATATGAATGAAGAAAGATTGCAGCAAGCGAAGAGTTTTGGTTGTGAAACAGTCAATTTACAAAAGCATGATCGCTTAGGTGAACAAATTGAACAAATACTTGGTGTACCTGAAGTAGATTCTTCAATCGACGCAGTAGGATTTGAAGCGACTGGACATGGTGAAGGTGCGGAGGAACAACCAGCAGTAGTATTAAATACGATAATGGAGGTTACTCAAGCAGGCGGAAAGTTAGGAATTCCAGGACTCTATGTCACAGAAGATCCAGGAGCTACAGATAAGGATGCACAAACAGGTTCCTTGAAAGTGCGATTCGGACAAGGGTGGGCAAAGGCACATACATTTGTTACAGGGCAAACTCCAGCGATGCAATACAATCGACAGTTAATGAAATTGATTCTATCTGGGAATGCCCAAATCGCAAAGGCTGTTAACGCGACAGTTATTTCCCTTGATGAAGCTCCTAATGGATATAGTGATTTTGACGGGGGAGCAGCGAAAAAGTTTGTGATTGATCCACATGGCATGTTGAAAAAATAA